Below is a window of Candidatus Tumulicola sp. DNA.
TTGCCGGCGCGCGCCGTGGCCACCACCGCAACGGATGCGGCGGCTGCCAGCACACCGCGATATCCCGACGTCACGAGTTCCGCTGCCGCCTTGCTCGCCGCGTATGGGCTGTTGCCTCCCAACGCATCGTCTTCACGATGCCGTCGAGCATCGGGCGCAGGCGCGTAACACTTGTCGCTCGTCACCATGACAGCCGCGCGCACGCCGGCATCGCCCGCAATGGCCTGCAGCACATTGCCCGTGCCGATCACGTTCGTCTCGTACGTCGCGAGCGGCTCGAGGTAAGAGGTCCTCACGAGCGACTGCGCCGCCAGATGAAAGACCACGCTCGAGCGGGCATCGCTCAGCGCCGCGGCGACTCGGCTCGCGTCGCGGACATCGCCGCTGATCGAGCGCATGCCCCGCGCTACGTCTGCAGTCTCGAACAGGTTAGGCTGCGATGGAGGCGCGAGCGAATAGCCGGTGACGTCTGCGCCGAGGCGCTGCAGCCACAGCGACAACCACGCTCCTTTGAAACCAGTGTGGCCGGTGACGAATACCCGCCGTCCGCGCCACCAACCAGGATTCACTTCCAGACCTTCCACGGCGCCGCCCCGCGCGCCCACAAATCGTTGAGCAAGTTCTTGTCGCGCAGCGTGTCCAAAGGCTGCCAGAAGCCTCGGTGCACGAACGCGGAGAGCTGACCTTCGCGTGCCAGCCGCTCGAGCGGTTCGCGCTCCCAAACCGTGTCATCGCCTTGGATGTAGTCCATGACGCCGGGTTTGAGCACGAAGTAGCCGCCGTTGATCCAGCCGCCGTCACCCTGCGGCTTTTCATCAAAAGCTGTGATCTTGTTGCCGCTCACCGCGAGCACGCCGAATCGTCCGGGGGGCTGCGCCGCCGTCACCGTCGCCAGCGTCTTCTGTGCGCGATGAAACGCGATGAGCGCGCCGATGTCGACGTCGCTGACCCCGTCGCCGTAGGTCAAACAGAAATCTTCGTCTCCCAAGTAGCGCCGCACGCGTTTAAGGCGGCCGCCCGTTCCGGTCTGCTCGCCGGTGTCCACCACCGTCACCGACCACGGCTCCGCGGAGCTTGCGTGGACCGCGACGGAGCTTGCACGCATGTCGAACGTGACGTCCGACATGTGCAGGCCATAGTTGGCGAAATATTCCTTGATGACGTAGCCCTTGTAGCCGCAGCAGATCACGAAATCGTTGATGCCGTGGGCGGAATAGGTCTTCATGACGTGCCATAACACCGGCATGCCGCCGATCTCCACCATGGGCTTGGGACGCAGGTGCGTCTCCTCGCTGATACGGGTCCCTAAACCACCCGCCAGGATGACCGCTTTCATTCTCCTTCATGTATCGGCCAAAAGGGCGCTTTCCTCCCTGACCCGGTCGCTTGCGGCGCTGTTCCAAATGCCGATGCTTAAGATAGAATGATGGAACGCGGCGCGTTGCCCTCCCCATTGGATGCCGGCTCCGTCGCCATTGGGGTCATGGCATACAACGAGGAGGCCAACATCGGTCACCTCCTCGACAGTCTGCTGCGCCAAACCGCGGACGAGCGCATTTCCCGCATCGTCGTGGTGGCGAGCGGCTGCACTGACCGGACGTGCGAGATCGTGCGCGCGTATGCCGCGCGCGATTCCCGCGTGGAGCTCGCCGCCGAGGCCGAGCGCGGCGGCAAAGTGCTGGCGGTCAACGAGTTCTTCCGCCACGCAAGCGAACCGATTCTGCTGATCTCCGCAGCCGATCTCGTGTACTCCCCCCAGGCGGTCCAGAAGATCACCGACCCCTTGGTCGACGAGCGCGTCGGCATCGTGGGCTCGCACCCCGTTCCGCTCAATCGCGCCGATCACTTCATCGGCTTCGTGGTCAATCTGATGTGGAAGCTGCACCATCAAGTGTCGTTGGCGAGTCCCAAAATGGGCGAGGTGATCGCGTTTCGCAACGTCTTCCGCGGGCTCGATCCCAACCGTCTGGCGGACGAGGTGCAGATCGAGTACGGCATCCGCGCGATCGGCTATGAAGCGGCCTAT
It encodes the following:
- the rfbG gene encoding CDP-glucose 4,6-dehydratase, with translation MEGLEVNPGWWRGRRVFVTGHTGFKGAWLSLWLQRLGADVTGYSLAPPSQPNLFETADVARGMRSISGDVRDASRVAAALSDARSSVVFHLAAQSLVRTSYLEPLATYETNVIGTGNVLQAIAGDAGVRAAVMVTSDKCYAPAPDARRHREDDALGGNSPYAASKAAAELVTSGYRGVLAAAASVAVVATARAGNVIGGGDWARDRLVPDVISAFIARKPARVRNPKAVRPWQHVLDPLEGYLTLAERLCEEGAPFAEAWNFGPAEDHERPVGALADFLAERWGDGASWQHSDDGGTGLREEPELRLDSSKAAQRLGWRAHIPLEPALGSVVEWHKSQRAGANPRDLVEADIERLRVAAVP
- the rfbF gene encoding glucose-1-phosphate cytidylyltransferase, with product MKAVILAGGLGTRISEETHLRPKPMVEIGGMPVLWHVMKTYSAHGINDFVICCGYKGYVIKEYFANYGLHMSDVTFDMRASSVAVHASSAEPWSVTVVDTGEQTGTGGRLKRVRRYLGDEDFCLTYGDGVSDVDIGALIAFHRAQKTLATVTAAQPPGRFGVLAVSGNKITAFDEKPQGDGGWINGGYFVLKPGVMDYIQGDDTVWEREPLERLAREGQLSAFVHRGFWQPLDTLRDKNLLNDLWARGAAPWKVWK
- a CDS encoding glycosyltransferase, whose translation is MPSPLDAGSVAIGVMAYNEEANIGHLLDSLLRQTADERISRIVVVASGCTDRTCEIVRAYAARDSRVELAAEAERGGKVLAVNEFFRHASEPILLISAADLVYSPQAVQKITDPLVDERVGIVGSHPVPLNRADHFIGFVVNLMWKLHHQVSLASPKMGEVIAFRNVFRGLDPNRLADEVQIEYGIRAIGYEAAYAPEAIVYNRGPGTVREFVAQRTRWYAYNLQMQRDCRFPVSTNTISNVARAAWRVLRDDHPRLDWFVGAALLEAYCRVAGAFASRGLNRPERRLWTPHASTKVLVEEPSSTERSVPSQVRM